GAACAGTGTGCGATCAAGTTAGGGTTCTTGGGCTTTCTGGAAGGTGTATTTGTGTTGTGTTGAGTGAGATATTGACAGAAATTCAAATGGGCTTTTTCTGACATGGGATGCCTGAAACTAGCAGTTTGAGATGAGAATCATCATGTAGAGCATTGAAGTTTGTGGTAGTGAGTATTCATTACTAACTAAATAATTGAGACATTGAATAATTGGCCAATGTAGATGAGACTTGAGAGACagacttgaagagttttttcGGTGGCTTTTTAAATCCGAATGGAAATAGAACAGGGGATGCAGCTAGCTCCCCTGGTCAAGCACAAAATGGTTCAGCAGTTTCTTCTTATTGTAGGAGAAGAAAATAGGAAAAGGGGATGATGAAGTATTCCTCTTAGTAGCCAAAAAACGACTAGGCTGACATATCAGATAATTGTTCTGGATTGTCTTTATCATAACCAcagagaaggaagaaaatttttaagTACTGGAACCACTAGAGGGAGCTCAGGTTCCATATTGTGAGGATTCTAATGGATTGATCTCATTCTTTAGTAGTAATCTATCTTGCTCGTGCTCATAGATGAGGCAACAAGAACATATACCATATGCTAAAATTCTCCTTTATCTGTTCGAGTTTCAGATAATATATATAGCCAAATAGTAAAAAGTAGTAGTAGTAACTTGATACTCATGCCTTCTTTTTGTTACCTATGAGTTTCAAACGCACTAGCATGCCATCAATGCTACACTGACTTACTGCACCAATTTTCATGATGTAGCAATTACTGCAGTAAAACGTACGCCAAATGAAAAGataatttaaaagtaaaagtattaataaaaaaatcctccctccttttttttttatgactgacgtttaaggttttacacactaattaaaaaaatattttcattgcttaaatctgtacactactttccttttgtaccctcattaattaCTAGGGTTGTTACAAAGAAAGAAGCAATAATTACTAGGAGTAATAATTAAGAACCCtgtattggaaaagagagataaaaggataaaattatgaaaaaaaaaaattaatactgtATGGGGATAATAAAACGACAAATAAAAGTACACTAAaacaaatttcttaaacgtcagttataaaaaaagggagggagtatatCTGTAATATAAACAAATAATTACGTATTATTTCACACAAACAATCCCTATCCAAACACTAAATTTCATTTCTCAACTGCAGCAACTCTACCCAGTAAGCGGGCGGCAGCAGCAGGAGGGGCAGGTAAAAGCCTCATGCATCCCCAGTGACAAATCATAGTCTAGCTTTCTACTTGGCACTTTGATGTGTAGTTGAGGAAGAAGACAACTCATATAACTCCACTATTGATTTCTGATGGCTACATTTTAACTACGTTGTTGTCGGGTGAAAACATTAAAAGCACACTGCACCCtagattattgttaatttcTCTTCAGCCGTAGATGTGGGCTAGGACACAGTAAGTTACAAAACCACCACCGCCAGTGCCAGTGTTATTGGCCACTGGCATTTGGTCCAGTGATCATCACTCTCTTTGATGATACTCGAGATCAGAGATTCTACTCTTGTCTCCCTCAAATTTGTCACAATATATGGTTGGTCTTAATTGACCATTTTCCCTTACCCCTTCCCCCTAGATTAGGTTAGATTAGATTATAAAATATCTATCGTTgccgattaaaaaaaaaaaaaaaaaaaagtgccagTGTTATTGTGCTTAGTTTAAATTTACTCACTCAATCCCGCAAAACTTACTAAATTTAGTCATTCTCAATTATGCTATTTCCACCATACTTCAGACGCACTCCTAATGTGACCAAACAAGTGAAGGAAATTTTATTATGGCACAAGTAAGCACTTTTATTATGGCCTAACCTCTTGTGTTCGTCCTGTCCTGTCTAAATTTGGAACAAGACATTTTACTTGAGTCCGTTCATGTACACCTATCCCATTTCCCATGGTTCACATCCGGGGAAATCCTACacggaaagaagagaaaatgcaAACGATCGAGGTTCCCACACACGCCAACAAGTGCTGATTAATTCAATTGCAGTCCTAGAAGTAGCAAGAATTTCGGTCAAAGTATAATCAGAGTAAATTATTAGACACGCTACTTGTCAACAACAATGATGTACGCTTGCAAAATTCAAAGTGAAATTATAGGGTTCACTGTTTGGTAAACTCAGTTAGGACTACGAATAAGCCAAATTGGGTCGAGAattgaaatttgatttgatcGAGTTGAGtttcgatttaattttatcaaattcgAATTCAAATTTGATCTTGACGAATTTTTAATGTAAAACTCAAATTCGAGATCGACCTCGAATTCGAATCTAATTGAGCTTGAGTTCGACTCTACTTGATGTTGATCAAATTTGAGTCGAATTTTGATCGAACTTGCAAGCAATTTGATTCGTTTACTACCCCAATCTCTCAGTAATAGACATTGAgggcaatatatatatatatatatatatggagttTTGAACAGGAATCTATTTTTAAGGCTGTGTAATCAATGACTAAATTGTAAAAATGTTGCACAGGTATAAAGTGCATGATTCTAGACAATAAACGGATGCAGAATGTAGATATATTTATGCTTACAGGGGACAGTGACAGTAATCCTACAGGAGAAAGAGAATTCACATGGCAAAGTTAACTGTacccaaataaagaaaagtctcaATATTAATTAGCCTTgtttagattgcattttttagaatttttttttttagaaaattactgtaataatttattatatataaaaaaataataataaaaaaatataatcacagaaaacatgcaattttcCCACGTAAGATGGCTGTCCAAACGCGGATGTGTGGGAATAAGTAAACTACATGTCCAGCCCTAAAAGCATGGAACAATAAATGCATTACAAATTTAGCGTATAAAATAGGGAGTCCAGACTCCTGGGCACTACCAAGATGCGCGCGAGGCAATTAGCGTTACGGTCAAGATTGACTACTAGGGTAGGGTAGCGTGTTCTCATTCTCAGCATCCATCCAACGGTCAGTCCCACCTTGAGCCCCCCTACTTCACATTTGCACCAATGTTTACTACTCCCCATTTCCCCCGCAAGAACTCCTCGCTCATCCCATTTCTATAATTCTATTCTTCAGTGCACCAGCTCAAGGCCAAGGCTCTCCTGCTACTTCCATCCCCcactacaaaataaaaaaaatgtcaagCAAGTCTCCCATTTTTCCTGTGTCAGAACCTCAACACTTCAGTGACTATGGCTTTGATCCTCAAATTGATTACTTTCAGGTGCTCTTCATACTATCCATTCTCATTTCTTAATTAGTTTAGAATCCAGGTATTTACCTGCATAGTTAAATGTGACCCTTTTTCGCCCAACAAGTTAGAGAAATGTATAATTAAGAAGCATAATAACCAATcttgattcttgttttcttttttgcaaattttaaaaatgcAGGTGTTGGAGGAAGCTAGGAGGCACAAGAGGGAGACTTCGTCAAGATCCTCCTCATCCATAGCCATAGACGCACTACACTTCAAGCTTCAAAAGCCCATCTCGAAGGATGACTATTCATCGTCGAAGAAGAAGATCAAGAAGAACAAGAAGCGGTGGTGGAAGAATGCTCTGCTCTTCTTCAGCTGGAAATGGACTTCACGCCACTCTGAGAATGCTCTCGAGTACGGGGTCCACGGTAGACGCGCCATCAGGGCATCAATCTCCGGACCCGTTTACGTTACCGAGAGTAGAAGTGGGTCCTCCACTCCTTTCCGGACAACCAGCCGCCCGTCCTCCGGTCCACTCGCCGGAACTCTGACTCCCGCAGACAAGGATGAGGTGCAGATTCCCTACATTAGCCTTAGGGAGTTTAACATGGACCATCAGCACCAGCAGCATAGTGTGCCAACCTCCGCCATGCCCATATATTTGGTCACATAaggggttttaaaaaaaaatgtaaaagcaGAGGACGTATCATCAATTATATCTTTAACATTGTGGTGGGGTTTTCAATATATTTCTTGATACTTGTTGGGGCTTATCTTTAGCCTTTTTGAAGTTTGAGCCCCCACCCCCACCTGCAAAACTACCCTTGTTGTTTTAGTGAAAGGTGCGTTAATTTCGTGTAGGTTGGACTTTGGAGGAAGTATAAAGCCTTCCTCTTTTTCTGTTTCATGTTGGTTATGGATTGCTTCTCATGACATTTTGTGGTTAatgatgaatttcttggtgGCATGTCCTTCCGGTTTTGATTTGgttcaatttaaattttgttctgTCAAACAAAGTGAAAAGCAAATCTTATGCTTCAAACATCTGAAGTAAGTTCTGTTATACAAAAAACAAAAGGGTTTTTAGTTGGTCTAATGGACTAGAGATCGACGACTTTCATGGCTCGACAATGCTCCTATACTctgaaatgaatcttatggtGAGTGTTCattattcaaaaagaaaaagaaaaaaaaagaaccctCATCAGATATGCATTACTTGACACCAAAGATTAGTTTTTTAAGTTTAGATTCCAGTATCTAAATAGGAGAGCTTTGGCATTTGCCTCCTACATGTGATGTGAGTGGATGTGCAATGTTCTTTGTTCCGAGGACTCATATCTGTTCCTGTTGGGCCAGCCAATAGCTGCATTCTAATTGTTCTTTTGTCTGTTATTTGATGAACTTGTTTGTATCGAATGCTTCTTGACTGGCTGAAATCCTAGGTAACCGTTGGCTATGGTGGGGTCAAATTGCAGTTTATGTTATAAACTTTCGGATCAGATTACTGACTTTTAAGCAAATTTGTGCAATGTGTAGTTGGACATGGCTGCTTTTTGGACAAGTATCCTATTCAACAAACGTAATTATTTATCCGACAGCTAAAGCACCAAAAGCCGATGCTGATGCATCAGTATCAGATTAATGCGCCATGTGGATAGATGATTGTACAGAATGTTAGGTAAGTTCGTTAAAGGGGTGGTTTAAAGTTTAAGCAATGGCTTTTGGAGAAAGAACTTTCATTCTTGTTTTGTGAGCCATCATTGGATAATGGACCAATACTGTGGCAAACGGACCCTTAACTCGGTGATTACTCCCCTTTTCATTCTCTTTTTTGGAAATTGGAAATGTAAATCCCAAATCAACTATTGCATTGTACCAATTCCATAATTAAAAGGGTACAataagaagaagagaaaaagatcAGGAGAATAATAGTGCTCCGTAATTAATGTAAATCAAATTGCATGGTACTATTTATTATATTGTGGACAGAAAAATGTAGTGGCAGGCAATTGGGTGCAGGTGGAACGCTTGATCTACTGTTTCAAACCGGAAAGGAAAGCTCCAAATTAAATCAGTCAGTCCAACCCAAAGCTGAGGCTGGGCCGTGAGCATGTCTAGACATGTCAATCTAGGGTTTGAGTTGGATTAGCTGATCCAGATCTAAACTCATTAAATTGAGTTAGACTCGCATTAATTTAAGACTCGAGACTTTTATGGGTTTAAAAAGTAAAGTTAGATCCAGACTCTCATGAGTTTGGAATTCAATGGACG
This region of Coffea arabica cultivar ET-39 chromosome 3c, Coffea Arabica ET-39 HiFi, whole genome shotgun sequence genomic DNA includes:
- the LOC113734900 gene encoding uncharacterized protein, with translation MSSKSPIFPVSEPQHFSDYGFDPQIDYFQVLEEARRHKRETSSRSSSSIAIDALHFKLQKPISKDDYSSSKKKIKKNKKRWWKNALLFFSWKWTSRHSENALEYGVHGRRAIRASISGPVYVTESRSGSSTPFRTTSRPSSGPLAGTLTPADKDEVQIPYISLREFNMDHQHQQHSVPTSAMPIYLVT